The bacterium genomic sequence TTCTAAGTTCAGGGTTTTCAATAAGCAATGTTATTTTCTCTGCCAGTTCGAAGTGGTTACCGGGTTCAAAGAGAAGACCTGTCTTTCCATCTATTATAATATCCGTGATACCGCCAATTCGGGAACCTATAACTGGAACTCCGTGAGATAGGGCCTCAATTAAGACTACGCCCAATCCTTCGGTTTCGCCGGTTTTGGTTTTTATGGAAGGCAGTACAAAGATAGTGGCTTGATTGTAGGCTTCAAGTAAGGGCTTTCCAACTAAAAACCCTTGAAATTTTACATTACCTTCCAGTTTCAACTCATTAACAATTTTTATGAGTTCTGGCTTCTGAGGACCGTCCCCCACAAGGTGTAATTCAGCGGATGGATGTTTTTTGACAATCTCTGCAAAAGCTTTTATTAGAACGGGTAGGCCTTTGACTTCAACGAATCTGCCGACAAAGAGGATGTATATTTTGTCTTTTTTCACGTATAGTCTTAATTCTGTGGAGTGCGGGTTAGAAAGGGGAATTATCTCAATATTTTTTTGAATACCAAGATTTATGAGCCTGCCTTTGTTGTATGATGAATTGGTAATAACCTGATCGGAGAAGGTGTTGATTAACCATATGAAAATTTTTTTTAAGATTTTGTTAAAT encodes the following:
- a CDS encoding glycosyltransferase family 4 protein, which translates into the protein MKKEVLFISTAFPRHENDVITPWLVKLMEHLENRGFTFTVFTSSYKGLKQRKFKNFKIYRFRYAPAKAEFLTHDTGVYEKLKEGAIYKILTLFYILFGLSNAVYLALTKHFKIVHVHWPMPHIIFAMPFKIFQNSKVISQFHGSEIGMLERFNKILKKIFIWLINTFSDQVITNSSYNKGRLINLGIQKNIEIIPLSNPHSTELRLYVKKDKIYILFVGRFVEVKGLPVLIKAFAEIVKKHPSAELHLVGDGPQKPELIKIVNELKLEGNVKFQGFLVGKPLLEAYNQATIFVLPSIKTKTGETEGLGVVLIEALSHGVPVIGSRIGGITDIIIDGKTGLLFEPGNHFELAEKITLLIENPELRKKLVEEGQKHILKNFSWENIAGKMEKIYMTLITHP